TCTGCGCATCGCGCGAAGAAACGAGTTGCGGGGGCTCACGATGCAACGCATCGGCGACGAACTGGGCGTGACCGGCATGGCGCTGTACAGCCACTTCAGCAACAAGCAGGAACTGATCGATGGAATCCTCGATCAGTTTACCCGCGAAACCGCGGTCACGAGTCACGGTACCGGCAAGCGTCACTGGCGGCTCTGGCTGTGTCGAACCGCGGATGCGATGTATCGCGCGCTTGCCGAAACTCCCAGTGTTCTGCCCTTCGTCGCGACGCATACTGGATGGCGTTTCGGTCCGGCGGCCAGTGCCGTGCTCGACGAGAGTCTGCACGTGCTTCGCGACGCCGGCTTCTCGCGGCGCGAGTCCTTCGAGGTCTATATGACCGCGCTCGCACTCACGATCGGCTGGGCGACACTCGACTCCACCGACGACAACGCTCCCGACTACGCGTCGGCGAGTCTGTTCAATT
This is a stretch of genomic DNA from bacterium. It encodes these proteins:
- a CDS encoding TetR/AcrR family transcriptional regulator: MKAGLRIARRNELRGLTMQRIGDELGVTGMALYSHFSNKQELIDGILDQFTRETAVTSHGTGKRHWRLWLCRTADAMYRALAETPSVLPFVATHTGWRFGPAASAVLDESLHVLRDAGFSRRESFEVYMTALALTIGWATLDSTDDNAPDYASASLFNSRLRQYLDSIEPKS